gaggacaacttacgggtacatgcaaggaaagaccgcaacttctaaggcgaacaactctgcagagtctgctgtgaagggcgacggtagtctccctgtcacactcgaccccctttgaatgaactttgtccccaaagttcgaaactatggacccgccaagcttaggtccctcccaggtggaatgggaacagcacgataatgattcagtggcctgaacatttcatgtcgagtcccatcgcagTCGACGACACCAAATGTAAcggagtgccgaaacaccacaatcacctttgaacgcagagtccactcaaacgggattgagaataaatTTTATGGCTtttcgaaggaaggcctgaacatacagacacaccaaagccgccagaccacatcacaaacagaactctacaacccacaggtgttgcccacacacacacacaaacacacacacacacagacacacacacagagaagccgtatatattatatatatgtatatctatatctataaatatatagagatagatgacagtgtatttttcgcgtggctataaattgattcgacctgtTCACTTTTAcactaaggacaacttacgggtgcaaggaaagtgttctggacagtgcagtgacattctaaaaatagtaacgtagtaacgggaatatggattgacgccacacgaaggaagggaggtaaacgctgaaaacactggagaagataaggaagagttactggaaatggatccagagaaaaacctaaaaatcggttcagcgctgcgcgctgagagcacgtgttgaaatatctcatcgatgaggttgtgtccgggatgtagctgaatacggcctccaaatttgaaaaagatcgatcaagaactttggcttggcatcgcggacacacacacacacacacacacacacacacacacacacacacacacacacagacagacagacacaagtcgtatatatatatagatatatgatGCTCATTGTTTAAAtgcttaagtgatatattgatcTTAGtagtgaccggcacggttggcctagtggtaaggcgtccgccccgtgatcgggaggtcgtgggttcgaaccccggccgggtcatacctaagactttaaaattggcaatctagtggctgctccgcctggcgtctggcattatggggttagtgctaggactgctTGGTCCGGTTTCAGAATAATGTTACCCCGGTGAGACATAaagcctgtgttgcgacttctgtcttgtgtgtggcgcacgttatatgtcaaagcagcaccgccctgatatggcccttcgtggtcggctgggcgttaagcaaacaaacaaacaaaatcttagTTGTGTATTTATGTTCGATTATGttttatggtcgtgtgtttgtgttattagaaGTGCGATGTAGTGCCAAAAGAGAAATGTCCATGTcttcttttcttatcttatcttaatgCAATGAGGTTTAGTCGGCGTGCAGGTTTCTTCGTCCATTCTCCTGCGTCGGGAGTCCCGACTTCCCGGTTTGTCGTAATATTTTAGTTTAGTCCCAGTGGGTACGCACCGTTTAAGTAGATAATCCCTTTGGATTCAGGAATTCAAACTTTTAATCTAGCAAACGCATGCACAATTCGTGCTGTAAGGGGCTAAAACAAATTACacagcaaaacaaaatgaacacatCGTCCATTGTTACAGTCTCGAAAGATTACCCAACACAGCATTTagatttgaaaaaaaccaccccgctctaacaaaaatcccaaaacagatggactgctaacgttccaaaattcacaaTAGAAAACAAGAGTGGAAGGTAACTGGAACGTCAAGTATTGACAAaacgtaaatgtaacgttttgttttgtcaacaataAACATTCCAATTACCTACCACTCTTGTTTTTTGACCCCGCTCAAACATTAATTCTACGGCATTCTCGTGTGCATTGTCGTCTATTCAAACCCTCAACCGAAAAATATGTACCTCCAGCAACAGCACGTGAAATACGAGCTCCTCTCAGGGGCGACAGGTGGGGCAGAAATCAAAACAGAGACAGTGGTGGAAAAAGTGGAGAACTCCGAGTCACGAAATACTACCCCAAACACAGCCGGGTTTAAAGTGCTCAATCATTTAATGTTAAGGTCTCCCTGGTGTGTGGTCATATGATTACAACCCCCGACCCGAACTGCATGGCTCTTAACGCGATACGAGACAGTTTGTGGCCCATTTTActtcttttacacacacacaatcagtcacacacaaacacacacacacacaatcagtcacacacacacacacgcatacacacacatacacacacacacgcacgcacccacgcacgcacacacacacacagagcacctGTCCGGAACTCTTTTTCCGATCACCCAATTCATCATACCCCCACCTCACTCTTCACAACCTGAATTTCCCCTGGACAAAAGCCTTTGATCAGAGAGGGACTGCGAGCTAACACAAGTGACCTTTAGACTTGCACATACGGTGGCTTTCAAGCGGACACGCGAGCAGCTCTGCAGTGAAGCCTGACTCGTGATTTATTTGCCGCTCGCCTCAGTCTGCAGGGAAATGAGGTCATGTGTTTTACGAGCTGCCAGTGCAGTCATCGCGTTATCTGAATCCGCTGGCGGCACAGAACTGAAAACGTCGACGAAGAAACTTACTGTTTGGATTACTTGAAAGTCAAAGACTTTCGATCTTTTGGGGACgggagtggggtgggggtgggtgtgagGTCGTATGCAAACGAAAGTGCACCGATGGGTGAGAACCAATCGCTGTGTCGGGTTGGTTGAAACTAACAATTGCTtgaaatttcaaccaatcagagcCAGTGCTTATAAGTCCCAACCAGTTGGGCATTTTCTCACGGCTtgcacacaaccccccccccccccccccgctaccGTCCTTTCCCCACGACACTATCTAAATCTGCCGGCAGGCAGTGGAGATGAGATAAAGAAGGGAACGGAACTGTTGCACAAAGCTAGGGATATTGGCGAAAGAAGAGTTTCCATTATTTGGGGGTCAGAGACTTTCGATCTTTTTGGGATCATGGATGGAAAAGAAGAAGGATGCTGGGTTTTATCGAAAGATTGAAACTGGCAATGTGATCCTAAAACGGCCGAACTCTGACGAGGTTTAGGGAATAAAGAGCAAATGAAGCAATGCGGTCCCACAAGGCATGGACACCAACATTCAAAGCAGTATTGAAAGGAGTAGCTTCTGTCTATCATTTTACCAGTAACTGTTGTAAATAAACGGCTTCAGGGTGTTTTACACGTCTTCGAAACTTAGCAAAgcaaatattcacacacaaacaaactgcaGCTCTCCATCAGGATGAAACATTCTGGATACCCTCACTCTTCAGTCGTGACACAAGCTCTGGGAACTCGCTGCCGAACTGctgaagactgcggacttcatggcagccaccgcTCTGACGATATGACGGCCAtaaatatcgaacgcagaagaagaagtcgtGACACCCCCTGAGCACTTTTTGTGTTGAATAATTCTTGTGCGCTGTACTACAAAACAAACTCAGCATGACAGAGAAACAGgcggactgacagacacacacacacacacaatctggcTTCATTTCAGGAGCCACTGCACACAAAAAGCACACACTGCAATCCTCAAACTATCTAAATCGCGTTAACGTGGACATTAGTCAAGAGGGACTGCCTGCTACGGGACCACATGCTCCCTAGTTACAAGGAACaatgaatgggggggggggggggtggattggGGAGAGAGACTTTACCAAAACCAGTGACATAATTCCAATCGATAAATGAATGCCAaatggaagggggagggggcaaGACACGATAGATAGCCGTACAAAGTGGTTGCAggtcacagtatcagagagagcGGCTTCCAGCATGAGGCAGGGGTGCAGTTGCAGGGGCTTCCagaatgaggcaggggtccagTTGCTTGTCAGGGGGCCTGTTGAAGTTTAGCGTTTAAAAAGGGTATTTTAGGCCCcccatgagaaaaaaaaggtacaaTTGGCGGGTAAGGTGGGGGAGGCTTCCGGAACCCAGCGCCCCCCATAACCTCTCCCTGGATCCAACCCCTGTATATGGTGACTTACCGGATCGTGGTTGGGATCCAAGGCCTCCACGAGGGGCTTGAGGTGGCCGGCGCTGACGATCTTGTGCTGCACGTGCACGGAGTGACACATGACGGTCAACACACGCGCGCTGAGGATCTGCAGGCAGTGGTGCGTGCAGTGGTGCCACCGGACACCAGGCGTGCACTTCTGGCGCGTGCCGATAATCCGCTTGTGCATGGTAATGCTGTTGTGCAGCACGGACATGATCTGGCCGGGGTCGATGGACAGCAGGatctctaggggggtccggttcacacacacaccgcccgCCACTCCGTTCACCCCGTTACTGGGGTCCTGGGCGTCCTCCGCACTGACCCCACTCCCACCTCcaccactaccactactaccactaccaccactaccactCTTGTGACCGTCCGGCGCCTGCGCGTCGCTATGAGGGACGGCAAGAGACGCTCGTCGCCGGCTGAGGGAGGGTATCCGGCCCAGGCAGCTCGACTGCGACCGGTGGAGCGGGGCCTGATTGGAAGGCTGAGCCTCGCTCCCGCCTCCCCCTCCCCCGTGGTGCTTGGCGTGATGGGAGTGACCTTGACCGTGTCCTTGGCTGTGACCTTCACCCTCCTTGTCCCTGTCCTTCCGCTTCGGAGTGGCGCCAGTCCTGGAGTCCGCAGCTCCTCCGATcacaccacctccaccaccacctccacctccaccaccactaACACCACCACTGACACCGGTACCGCCTGCACCTGAACACGACGAAGATCCTCCGAAGTGTGTGGAGGTCGACGGAGAGAAGGTAGCCGCCGTGGGCGTGGCAGCCTCGTTGTTCCTGACCACAGAGCCCGTCTCGTAGTTCCGGTGGACGATGCACATGTCGATGATGCGGTTGAGAATGCCGAGGGCGGTGAAGTGCATGGATTGCTTGCCCTTAAGCAGCTCGAAGGCGGCGTTGAGCAGCTTGGACAGCTCGAGGAAGATGGCGTGCTTGGCGTCCAGACACGGCGCGGCCTGCAGCTGCTCGTAGCACGTCTGGGGGGCAGAAAGTAGCGTTAGCAAGGATGAGACTTCTTGGGGAATGCAGTGTACTgtatacaatggaaccccccttttaagacctccaaattaTTCCAAATTCGGGGATCAACTCAACCGTACGAGGTTtaacattgagcggtagccatacTTATCTTCTGACTTTTACCATTTGGATTATCTTAATGCTCGAGTATATAAAAACACTCTCTTCTTCCCccagatcatcggtgacctgaagacaacagttacagctaggttcattATGGAAAGGAGGTAAAAGTCGGACTATTTTACCAACAGATAGGAAACCTTGTTGGATGGTCGTGAATAAAAGTTCATGCGCAATAACTATGAAGATATTCGCTGAACTCATATGACTGGAAACATGAACCCCAACACTTGCGCCATGGCGCACACAAttcatcaacgacatggacGCATTTCTCCTGATCCTGTCTGTAATTGGTTTCTTCAAATCACTGATTGTCTGAGGTTGGGTATGGTGCACTAAGTaaccccaaaggtaacaatgTGGAGGGCTTAAATCGGGTAAGTTGGGCTACCGCTCAAGACAGTTCTAAtctcgtactgttgagtcgatccccgaattcgGAATACATTTTTGAAACAGCCCATTTAATTGTCatacaaaatgtccactttGTAGAATCATTGGGCATAAGCTGGAGTTTATGTACACCACATATGAAGTAGTTAGGTCAATAGGTGTAGTTCTTAGCATTTTacttaaggggggggggggaggggtcacCGTGTATGTGCACAAATTATAGAAGGAATAGTTTCTAAAGTCAAATCTGCCTCTTGGATGCTAGTTTGGTCGTTTTGACCGTTTCCAAGACAACAGATTTCATAGGATCATGATCCGTAATCACTTGCCAATATATGTAGTTGAAACATAACCGGCATTAACAAACAGATATCCCaaacataatacatgtatttacaAAACACGATCTTAAGTCGTGTTTGGCCTTGAATGGCAGACCTCCTAGCCCCCATTAGATAGACGTCAGACTTCAAGTACTTAACTAGTGAGCTTATGCATGTATTTTTAATGGATTGGTTTATTCTTTATTTAATTTAACATCACCTTACATAAATCATTTTAAATTTGAATATAACATTGTAAAATAAGACAACTCTGTTTGTAAGCCCTTATATCAACCCCCCAAAAAAGCTGATTCACactaaaacaagaaaaaaaaatagtgaGCACAATAATTGATACTTGCACAACAGTACTCTTACGCCAACTCAAACCACTATACATTCTTATACATCTCGGCTGTTCTTGCCCGGGACCCACAGCAAATACTTGATCTTTGTCTGGCGGATATTTGCTCCAATTACAAAGCCAGTGCCAGAAACATGCCAGGTTGAAAGCCTGGAAGAGATTTGGAGACAGAGATGCAGGTGGCCAGGACATTCGGCAAACTCATATCCGGCAACAAATTCTAGAAGGAAAAGCCAGGAAAGCAGACTGGTGGCAGCTTTGCCGATAGTGTCACGCACAGATCGATAGTTACGAAACATGGTCGTTTTTCTCTCTAAAAGGTCTGGGTGCAAACGGGAAGaaaagaataagaaaagaaaacaccGACACCatctcataaaaaaaaaatattaaaaaaaaagaaagaaagaaagaaagaaagatgaagtGCAGCAAAGCCGTACAACTAAGttttcagaattttttttttggggggaaactCCAGTAGAAaagtaaccccccccctctccctcccctccgaCCTCCCACTCGCTCTTTCCCTCTTTTATTCACTCTCCGGCCTTCTCTTTCATATCTTCCGGTCACTACCGCGAAAACCTCCATCTTGAAAGCaaccacccccttccccctcatCGGCCCCACCCCCAACAAACCCGTCTCTCTTCCAAACCTTTTCATTCTATTTCTTTTCATCATCCATCACCACCATTCTGATAAAAAGCATTTCTCCCGAGAGGTTATTACTTCACACGAGTTCTTCAGGTTGGAATTGTAAAGGTCTGTCAAAAGCATATCTACATTTTTTGTATGCACTCTCTTCAAGggaaatgtttttctttttatttctttttttcgttttttttcttcttcttcgttttttttctttttttgcagcGGGAAGCGCAGAAAATGTTCAACCCATGGTGTTATAAATTGCTCATTAACATATGCTGGGCATTTTGAAGATTCTTTTGCATACTCgataaacacccacacacacacaaacacacacacacacacacaaacacacacacccacacacacatacacacacggcgaTTTGGTTGAAGAGACCGTTGACACCGttctcgacacacacacacacacacatacacacacacacacacacacacacacacacacacacacaactaacatacacatacacacacattctcacacacaaactaacacacacacacacacacacacacacacacacacacacacacacacacacacctgcacgaTCTGGTTGAAAAGACCGTTGACACCGTTCTCGACAGACGGCACCTCGCGCTGTTCCATCAGAGGCAGCAGTGCCCGGATGTAGGCCGTCAGACCGTCGAGGATCATGGGAACGCACTCCCAGTTGGTGGCCAATTTGCATAGAGACGACAGCGAACTCTCGACATCCTCCGTCACTGCTCTGTCCGCCAGCACTGCAATCACATGACATAGACAATGGGTTTAACATGTGGTAAGAAAGTCACTGATGGTTAAACTTGACCATTGGCCAACTCTCTACATAAGAGACATAAGACATACGATTGAATTTCAACCACGTGCAATGCATATGAATTTTGCTTGGCTTTGCACACTCAAACACAAAAAAGTACATATTTCCTCACCGATAATTCCACTAACACTGCAAGCAATCATTCAAGCAAACGACATTGACAATGGGTTTTACATGTGGTAGAATGGTCAGTGATTGTTGAACTTGACTATTGAACAAATCTCTACATATTCCGTCACCGCTTTATCCGCCAGCACTGCAAGCACACGACATAGACAATGGTCAATGATTGTTGAACTTGACAAATGGACATCTCATTGCGTATTCTGTCACCGATATATCCGCCTACAATGCAAGCACACGACATAGACAATGGGTTTAACATGTGGCACGGTGGTCAGTGATTGTTCAGATTTACTATTGGACAACTGTACTCACGTTGGAACGAAGAAGACGAAACAAacaacagcgacgtttcgaccactAAGGTCTTCCTCAGGCGAAATTAAAACAGTTATTTTGGTTTGCGAATCGTACAGTGTGACTCGATAATCTGCAattcttctttctgttctatcgtctgccttcttctttttgtctgcTTAGTTAATGTGCCTGAGGAAGACCCTggtggtcgaaacgtcgctgttgtttgtttcgtcttcttcgttctctcgtgagtacagtattgtttggtctttttatttatCGCTCTCACGCGCAGTCACCACAGTTCTTCTGCTATTTGACAACTCTCGACATATTCTGTCAACGCTATATCCGCCAGAAATGCAAGCACACGACACAGCCAATGGGCATAACATGTGGTAAAATGATCATTGCCGGTCAAACTTGACTATTGGACAACTCTCTACATATTGCGTCAGCGATACATCCACCAAAactgcaatcacacacacaacagatgaaaaaaaatgaatttcTTCTTCATCTTAATAGTTCGCTCAGAGAGGCACTCTGGGCCTCCTGACATAATTATGCTGCTGT
This genomic interval from Littorina saxatilis isolate snail1 unplaced genomic scaffold, US_GU_Lsax_2.0 scaffold_2033, whole genome shotgun sequence contains the following:
- the LOC138957925 gene encoding uncharacterized protein — its product is MILDGLTAYIRALLPLMEQREVPSVENGVNGLFNQIVQTCYEQLQAAPCLDAKHAIFLELSKLLNAAFELLKGKQSMHFTALGILNRIIDMCIVHRNYETGSVVRNNEAATPTAATFSPSTSTHFGGSSSCSGAGGTGVSGGVSGGGGGGGGGGGVIGGAADSRTGATPKRKDRDKEGEGHSQGHGQGHSHHAKHHGGGGGGSEAQPSNQAPLHRSQSSCLGRIPSLSRRRASLAVPHSDAQAPDGHKSGSGGSGSSGSGGGGSGVSAEDAQDPSNGVNGVAGGVCVNRTPLEILLSIDPGQIMSVLHNSITMHKRIIGTRQKCTPGVRWHHCTHHCLQILSARVLTVMCHSVHVQHKIVSAGHLKPLVEALDPNHDP